Proteins co-encoded in one Astatotilapia calliptera chromosome 18, fAstCal1.2, whole genome shotgun sequence genomic window:
- the sppl2 gene encoding signal peptide peptidase-like 2 isoform X2, which yields MRVPETLIWVAFLIQKVVGEYGMAHFSDKGKSKGKDYCIFFNSQWARLPQDLNKASRLQIHDLTTSVLCSPSEVPEGGFPNRIPMVMRGNCTFYEKVRLAQINGAKGLLIVSKDRLTPPAGNKTQYEEIDIPVALLSYSDMLDISKTFGKGQLVAMYAPNEPVLDYNMVIIFLMAVGTVAIGGYWAGSRDSKKRYMKHKRDDSAEKQEEETVDVTPIMICVFVVMCCNMLVLLYFFYDHLAIWVIRIFCLASSVGLYSCLWPFVRRLPFCKCRIPENNLPYLHKRPQIRMLLLSALCIGVSIIWMVFRNEDQWAWVLQDALGIAFCLYMLKTVRLPTFKACTLLMTVLFVYDVFFVFITPSFTKSGQSIMVEVAAGPSDSSTHEKLPMVLKVPRLNSSPLALCDRPFSLLGFGDILVPGLLVVYCHRFDILTQSYRIYFMACTVACHSARTDQLHTNRRAADQGGLS from the exons ATGAGGGTCCCCGAAACACTGATTTGGGTCGCTTTTCTCATCCAGAAG GTGGTGGGAGAGTACGGCATGGCCCATTTCAGTGACAAGGGCAAGAGCAAAGGAAAGGATTACTGCATATTCTTCAACTCCCAGTGGGCACGTTTACCTCAGGATCTCAATAAGGCA TCACGTCTCCAGATCCATGACTTGACAACATCGGTCCTGTGCTCACCCTCTGAGGTCCCAGAGGGAGGCTTCCCGAACCGCATCCCCATGGTGATGAGGGGGAACTGCACTTTCTATGAAAAAGTTCGCCTGGCCCAGATTAATGGTGCCAAGGGCCTGCTCATCGTCAGCAAGGACAGACTG ACGCCACCAGCAGGAAACAAGACTCAGTATGAAGAGATTGACATTCCTGTGGCACTGCTCAGCTACTCTGATATGTTGGATATAAGCAAG ACCTTTGGTAAAGGACAGCTGGTTGCCATGTACGCACCCAATGAGCCAGTGTTAGACTATAACATGGTGATCATCTTCTTGATGGCAGTAGGAACGGTGGCTATTGGAGGCTACTGGGCCGGCAGCAGAGACAGCAAGAA ACGGTACATGAAGCACAAGCGGGACGACAGTGCCGAGAAGCAAGAGGAGGAGACCGTAGACGTAACCCCAATCATGATTTGTGTGTTCGTCGTCATGTGCTGCAACATGCTGGTGCTACTATACTTTTTCTACGACCACTTGG CCATTTGGGTCATCAGGATCTTCTGTTTGGCCTCCTCTGTCGGCCTGTACAGCTGCCTGTGGCCGTTCGTCAGGAGACTTCCTTTCTGCAAGTGCAG GATCCCGGAGAACAACCTGCCGTACCTGCACAAGCGGCCGCAGATCCGCATGCTGCTGCTGTCGGCCCTCTGCATTGGTGTCAGCATCATCTGGATGGTGTTTCGCAACGAAGACCA GTGGGCGTGGGTGTTACAGGACGCCCTGGGGATCGCCTTCTGTCTCTACATGCTCAAAACAGTCAGGCTGCCCACATTTAAG GCTTGCACTTTACTAATGACCGTCCTGTTCGTCTATGATGTTTTCTTCGTATTTATTACACCTTCCTTCACAAAG AGTGGGCAAAGTATAATGGTGGAGGTAGCAGCTGGTCCCTCTGACTCCTCCACACATGAAAAG CTTCCCATGGTGCTTAAAGTGCCACGGTTAAACTCCTCCCCCCTGGCTCTTTGTGACCGCCCCTTCTCCCTGCTTGGCTTCGGAGATATCTTAGTACCAG GTCTGCTGGTTGTGTACTGTCACAGATttgacattttaacacaatcctACAGGATCTACTTCATGGCCTGTACAGTTG CCTGCCATAGTGCTCGCACCGATCAACTGCACACAAACCGCCGCGCCGCCGACCAAGGAGGCCTCAGCTAA
- the sppl2 gene encoding signal peptide peptidase-like 2 isoform X1, with the protein MRVPETLIWVAFLIQKVVGEYGMAHFSDKGKSKGKDYCIFFNSQWARLPQDLNKASRLQIHDLTTSVLCSPSEVPEGGFPNRIPMVMRGNCTFYEKVRLAQINGAKGLLIVSKDRLTPPAGNKTQYEEIDIPVALLSYSDMLDISKTFGKGQLVAMYAPNEPVLDYNMVIIFLMAVGTVAIGGYWAGSRDSKKRYMKHKRDDSAEKQEEETVDVTPIMICVFVVMCCNMLVLLYFFYDHLAIWVIRIFCLASSVGLYSCLWPFVRRLPFCKCRIPENNLPYLHKRPQIRMLLLSALCIGVSIIWMVFRNEDQWAWVLQDALGIAFCLYMLKTVRLPTFKACTLLMTVLFVYDVFFVFITPSFTKSGQSIMVEVAAGPSDSSTHEKLPMVLKVPRLNSSPLALCDRPFSLLGFGDILVPGLLVVYCHRFDILTQSYRIYFMACTVAYGIGLLITFVALAVMQMGQPALLYLVPCTLLTSLSIALWRRELPQFWTGSGFVPAIVLAPINCTQTAAPPTKEASAKPESPTAEEQASQSEDSPQDPPQKTPPVESNEEGKKPN; encoded by the exons ATGAGGGTCCCCGAAACACTGATTTGGGTCGCTTTTCTCATCCAGAAG GTGGTGGGAGAGTACGGCATGGCCCATTTCAGTGACAAGGGCAAGAGCAAAGGAAAGGATTACTGCATATTCTTCAACTCCCAGTGGGCACGTTTACCTCAGGATCTCAATAAGGCA TCACGTCTCCAGATCCATGACTTGACAACATCGGTCCTGTGCTCACCCTCTGAGGTCCCAGAGGGAGGCTTCCCGAACCGCATCCCCATGGTGATGAGGGGGAACTGCACTTTCTATGAAAAAGTTCGCCTGGCCCAGATTAATGGTGCCAAGGGCCTGCTCATCGTCAGCAAGGACAGACTG ACGCCACCAGCAGGAAACAAGACTCAGTATGAAGAGATTGACATTCCTGTGGCACTGCTCAGCTACTCTGATATGTTGGATATAAGCAAG ACCTTTGGTAAAGGACAGCTGGTTGCCATGTACGCACCCAATGAGCCAGTGTTAGACTATAACATGGTGATCATCTTCTTGATGGCAGTAGGAACGGTGGCTATTGGAGGCTACTGGGCCGGCAGCAGAGACAGCAAGAA ACGGTACATGAAGCACAAGCGGGACGACAGTGCCGAGAAGCAAGAGGAGGAGACCGTAGACGTAACCCCAATCATGATTTGTGTGTTCGTCGTCATGTGCTGCAACATGCTGGTGCTACTATACTTTTTCTACGACCACTTGG CCATTTGGGTCATCAGGATCTTCTGTTTGGCCTCCTCTGTCGGCCTGTACAGCTGCCTGTGGCCGTTCGTCAGGAGACTTCCTTTCTGCAAGTGCAG GATCCCGGAGAACAACCTGCCGTACCTGCACAAGCGGCCGCAGATCCGCATGCTGCTGCTGTCGGCCCTCTGCATTGGTGTCAGCATCATCTGGATGGTGTTTCGCAACGAAGACCA GTGGGCGTGGGTGTTACAGGACGCCCTGGGGATCGCCTTCTGTCTCTACATGCTCAAAACAGTCAGGCTGCCCACATTTAAG GCTTGCACTTTACTAATGACCGTCCTGTTCGTCTATGATGTTTTCTTCGTATTTATTACACCTTCCTTCACAAAG AGTGGGCAAAGTATAATGGTGGAGGTAGCAGCTGGTCCCTCTGACTCCTCCACACATGAAAAG CTTCCCATGGTGCTTAAAGTGCCACGGTTAAACTCCTCCCCCCTGGCTCTTTGTGACCGCCCCTTCTCCCTGCTTGGCTTCGGAGATATCTTAGTACCAG GTCTGCTGGTTGTGTACTGTCACAGATttgacattttaacacaatcctACAGGATCTACTTCATGGCCTGTACAGTTG CTTATGGCATCGGCCTGCTGATCACCTTCGTGGCGCTGGCCGTGATGCAGATGGGTCAACCGGCGTTACTCTACCTGGTGCCTTGCACTCTGCTCACCAGCCTCAGTATTGCGCTATGGCGCAGGGAGTTGCCCCAGTTCTGGACTGGAAGTGGATTTGTG CCTGCCATAGTGCTCGCACCGATCAACTGCACACAAACCGCCGCGCCGCCGACCAAGGAGGCCTCAGCTAAACCAGAGTCACCAACCGCAGAGGAGCAAGCCAGTCAGAGTGAAGACTCCCCCCAGGACCCGCCTCAGAAAACTCCCCCGGTGGAGAGCaatgaagagggaaaaaaacccaactga